The genomic region GAGGTTCAGGCCGACGTCAACCTCGACGAAAGCCAGGCGACCCGGGAAAGCTACGACCGCGAAGGCGTCGTCCGTGCCGAGCAGGGCAATTGGACCGGAGCGCCGCGCGAACAGGCGCCGGGCGGCATCCCCGGCGCACTGTCGAACACGGCACCGATCCTCGGGTCGGTCGAGTCACCCGATGCCGCGACCGCCGCCGCTCCCGCTGCCGCCGATGTCGCCCCGTCGACAGCGCCGATGCGGCAGAGCGACAGCTTCGCCCGCACCTATGACCTGGGCAAGGAAGTATCCGTGACGCGCACCGTGCCGGGAGCGGTGCAGCGCATCTCGGTCGCGGTGCTGCTGCGCAATCCGGAAGGCCAGCCGCGCACCGAAGCCGAGATCCGCCAGATCACCGAGCTCGTCCGCGCGGCCGTAGGCTATAACGAAGCCCGGCAGGATCAGGTGACGGTCGTCAGCCGCGCCTTCACCGACAATGCGGACGTGCGCGAGGGCCCCGCCTGGTACGAGGCCGGATGGGTCGCGATGGTCGCGCGGCATGTCACTGCAGTGGTCATCGCGCTGCTGGTGCTGCTGCTCGGCGTGAGGCCGCTCGCCAAGGCATTGCTGAAGAAGCGGGAGGAGGGCGCGATGCACCGCCCGGCGCTTGCTGCCGCACAACCGTCCGCCGCCGAACCGCAGCCGGGGGTCAGCGTCGACATGCTCGATCGCGGCCGCAGCTATGACGATCGCGTCGGGCTGGTGCGCGGCTTCACGCGCGACAATCCCGCGCGCGCGGCGCTTGCCGTGCGCGACATGATCCGGACGAATGCGCCATGATGCACGGCGTTCGCCATTTCACCGGAGTGGAGCGCGCCGCCGTGCTGATGATGCTCGTCGGCGAAGAGGAAGCCGCGGCGATCCTCCAGAAGCTCGACCCCGAAGAGGTTCGGCAACTGGGCAAGGCGATGTTCGCCGTTGCCGATGTGAGCGAGGCCGAGGTCGAGCAGGTGCTCGACGATTTCGTGTTCAAGGCGCGCGACCGCAGTACCGTTCAGTTCGATCCGGCGCCGAAGATCGAAGGGATGATGACGAAGGCGCTCGGCGCCGAGCGGGCGGAAAGCGTTCTCGCCCGGATCATGCCGGCCCAAGTGGCCTGCGGGCTCGAACAGCTGGACTGGTTCGATCCCGAAGAGATCGCTTCGATGATCGGGGCCGAGCATCCGCAGATCGCGGCGGTGCTGCTGGCCAACCTCGATCCCGATGTTGCCGCCAAGGTGTTCGAGAAGCTGCCCGAGGCGCAGCAGCCGGAGATACTGCATCGGGTCGCCAAGCTCGGCCCGGTACCGCCGGAAGCGATCGAAACGTTGCGGACGATGCTCGAGAACCGGGCAGCTGCGCCGCGCAAGCAAGCCGGGCTCCAGCTCGGCGGCACGCGCGAGGCGGCGAAGATCCTGCAGGGCGCGCGCAAGGCGACCGAGGCCAAGGTGATGCCCAAGCTGTTCAAGCTCGACAAGGCGGTCGCCAGAGAGATCGAGGAGGCGATGTTCGTCTTCGATAATCTGCTCGAGCTCGACGACAAGAATCTCAGCACGCTCATCCGCAGCATCGACGGCGAGATCCTCGTCAAGGCGCTGAAGGGCGTCGAAGAGGAAGTCCGCAACCGCTTCCTCGGCTGCATGTCGAGCCGCGCCGCCGATGGCATCCGCGACGAGATGGAAGCGCGCGGCCCGATGAAGCTCGCCGAAGTGCTCGACGCGCAAAAGGTGGTGATCGGTGTCGCGCGCGGGCTGGTGAAGGAAGGGGCCATCCACATGCCGGGGGGAGGCGACGAGGAATATGTCTAGCTTCGCACCGGGGCTCGCCATGCGCCACGCCGCTGCCGGCGATTTGCTCAAGAAGGCGTTCGAAGGCGCCGCGGGATTCACCGCCGTCGATCCGGCGGCGAGCGCTGCGCGTCACTTCGCGCCGCAAGCCGAGGGGCCACGGCATTTCAAGCCCGCC from Sphingosinithalassobacter sp. CS137 harbors:
- the fliG gene encoding flagellar motor switch protein FliG, with the protein product MMHGVRHFTGVERAAVLMMLVGEEEAAAILQKLDPEEVRQLGKAMFAVADVSEAEVEQVLDDFVFKARDRSTVQFDPAPKIEGMMTKALGAERAESVLARIMPAQVACGLEQLDWFDPEEIASMIGAEHPQIAAVLLANLDPDVAAKVFEKLPEAQQPEILHRVAKLGPVPPEAIETLRTMLENRAAAPRKQAGLQLGGTREAAKILQGARKATEAKVMPKLFKLDKAVAREIEEAMFVFDNLLELDDKNLSTLIRSIDGEILVKALKGVEEEVRNRFLGCMSSRAADGIRDEMEARGPMKLAEVLDAQKVVIGVARGLVKEGAIHMPGGGDEEYV